The Candidatus Peregrinibacteria bacterium nucleotide sequence CTAAAATCTAAAATTACTTCAGGATTTCTTGCCAAATGAATTTTTTTATGAGATCCCAGTCATTTTCACGTGGGAGAAGGATATATTGTTTGGCTCCATCTTCTCTCTCTTCCACAGTCGAAGTAAGCGCATTTTGCGTGCTGAGAACGCTTCCTCCGATGATGGTGTAATCCTTGAGAGCAAAAAACCTCGAAACAGCCTCACCCGGGGAAATATCAGTTTGAACGCGTTTCATAAGCGCCAGAATCATTCGGATAATGCCGTCCGCGTTTTGAATTCCTAAATTTGAGGCTTTATCGTGAAGAGCATTGAGAATCATATGTTGTCTTTTCGCTCTCTCGAAATCACTCGAAGTTGCCCTGCTCCTTGCGAGCCTGAGCGCCTGTACCCCAGAAAGGTCATGCGTTCCTTTTTCAAAATACAAAGTTCCCCATTCCCCATCATCAAAAGTTTTATACGTCGGATCTACGACGTCTCTTGAAAGTGTTACGGTTATGCCTCCGACCATATCAATGGCATCAATGAAAACATCGAAGTCGATAAGTGCATATCCTGAGATTCTCTGTCCGATAATCTCTTCCATTTTTGAGAGAAATGTCTGCATTCCATATCGCGCATAATACCCGTTAATTTTATAATCTCCCATATAGAGATCTCGAGGGATACTCACCAAATGGATTTTTTTTTCGGAATGATTAATACTCGCCACGATAATAGTATCAATATTCCCTCCATTTTGTCCGAGAAGAAGAAAATTTTCTCGCCCACTCTGTTCTCCAATGACCACTTTTTTTAATCCCGAAATATCGGGCTCAGATTCCCTTATTTTTGCTTGCATCATACTTTCTCTCAGCCCAAGGAGTGCGACGGGGAGAGCACCGTCTGGCAGAAATGCAAAAATTTCGCCCGTTTCTTTTTTTTGAGCAAAATATCGAAGGATTTCGTCTCCTTTTTGGAGTACCCCCACAAAATCAAACACATCAGTATTTTTCCAAGGAAGAGTTGCATTTTCAGGGATTCCGAGAATCCGAAATCCGAGAGATTCCGCATACTGAAGAATATCTGGATTTTTGAGCAGTGTCTTGACGTCCTCTCGTGGAGCATTCTCATCAGGAGATACGCCTTTCAGCGGATCAGTCACAGAATTTTGATCGGGTTTAGAATCCAAATTTTGCTGAGTATCAGCGATTTTCTCTGCGGTAGAAAATTTCTGTTTTGCTGTTTCAAGAGAGCGAGCAAGTTCATCAAAGAACAGGTCTTCCTTAAGTTCATCCGATGTCCCTCCATTCTCAATGGTAAATGTATTTTCCAGAGGGAAGAATGTAATTTGAAGCAGTATTTTTTCATCATGACTCATCGCAATTTTTAAATTTTCAACCTCGGCCAATTTCTTATTTTCGATGAGAAATGGAGAAGGCTCATTTTTTTCTTTCTGATTCCAAGTATTTACAAATTCCTGAAGCTTTTCTTCTACGCCTTTTTTTTCTTGATTGGAATTTAAAAGTGTCAAGTAATAGAGCACTGCTGATTCAAGAGTTTCAGGTTCTTCAGAGCCTGCTTCTTCCGTTGGGAAAAAATCACAATTTTTCTCAGGAATAAAAAGGTAGCTCCTCAGAACATTGCCTCCTTCACATTCTGCCACGAGCGACTCGTGGAGAATCCGAATATCTCCAAGTTCAGCAAATTGTACTTTGTGGACATCTGCGATTTCACGTTTAAGATTCTGAAAATATGAGTATGATTCCACTCCTCCCAAAAGAATTCCTCCTCCAAGGACAAGAAAGAAAAAAATACCAAAAATTTTCCAAAATACTCGGAAAAACCTTCTGAATGGAGAAGAACATGGACTATTTTGCAATGATCTTCTCCGAGCAGCGGATTTTTTGGCGCGAGAAGCAAGGTCAAGAGCATTCATCTGGTGTTCACAACTAAAGGAGTGAAGAATTCGTATGTATATTGAATTATCGTTTTGACCACTGTGGTGAACGTCGAGCCTTCTTGAGACCGAATTTTTTTCGCTCTTTTACTCGGGCATCTCGAGTGAGAAATCCCGCTCTTCGGAGTGTCGTTCTTCTCGCTTCCTCAGAAAGCGCAAGAGCTTTGGAAATTCCGTGAGCAAGAGCATCTGCTTGGGCAACAATTCCGCCTCCTTGAATTTCTGCAACAACGTCATATGACTTTAGCGAGCCAACCACTTTTAATGGCTCAAATATCTTCTCAAGAAGAACTCCAAAAAAGTATTCCTCCGCTTGTTTCCCATTCGTAGAAATTCTTCCCGTTCCATCGGAATACATTCGGACTTTTGCTACTGCTGTTTTTCGTTTTCCGACAGCATAATGAAAGGGTCTTGTATCTTTCTTCGCAGGGGGAACTTTTTTTTCTTCGGATGCTGGACTCAATTTTTCTTTTTTCGTAGGCATTGTAAAATAACAAGAAAGTAAAAATTAGAGAGAAAGGGGAATAGGCGATTGTGCAGTGTGCTTATGTTCAGGGCCTTTGAAAATTTTGAGCCTCTTCAGTATGATCTTCATATTGTGATTTCGTGGGACCATTCCTCCAATCGCATTTTGGAGAATTCTTACGGGATTATCTTCGAGGATTTTTCCAGCAGTTTTTTCTTTCACATTTCCGAGATGTCTGCTGTATCTAAAATATTTTTTTTGGTCTAGTTTTTTTCCAGTAAACACCACTTTTTCGGCATTGATAATGATCACTCCATCACCAGTGTCGATATGTGGGGTAAAAGTAGGCTTATGTTTTCCTCGCAGAATAGAAGCCACCTTCGCGGCAATTTTTCCTACCACAAGACCATCCGCATTGAGAAGATACCACGATCTTTTGATTTCCGATTTTTTGGGAAGAATAGTTTTCATATATTCAAGAAAAAATTAGAAGGTAAATTCAATTTGTACGATCGAAGCAGCATCGCCTGGGCGAACTTTTACTGGAATAATGCGAGTGTATCCAGAAGTCTTCTTTTGGAATCGAGTGAGAATTTCGGACAGCATTTTTCGAGACGCCTCTTCGTGAAAAAGAAACTTTTGAAGTGTTCGAATAGCTTCACGTTGATTCTTTCTTTTCACAAGAGTAATAAGCTTTTCAATACTCCGCTGCAAGATTTTTGCACGCAGCTCAGTCGTTTGTATGCTCTCGTGGAGAATGAGAGAGGTAATGAGATTCCGAACCAAAGCCCTTCGAGGAGCTCTTTTCAGACGTAATGTTTTTGATTGTACTCGATGTCGCATATCGTGAAATAAAATTATTCTTCAGTAAGAGAAAGTCCTCGATTTTCGAGTGCAGCAATAACCTCGTCCTGAGCTTTTTTCCCAAATCCTCTGAGTGTAGAAAGTTTAGCAAGAGAGCACTGAGTGAGCTCTTCAATCGACCCAATATCGCCATTGATAAGTGCATTGAGTGTTCGCGGAGAAAGATTGAGAATCTCGATGGGAGTGTATGTTTCGCTTGGGCCTTCTTCTATTGCTTCTGCTGGTTTTGTTTTTGAAAAATCAGCAATGAAATCTGGT carries:
- the rpsI gene encoding 30S ribosomal protein S9, whose product is MPTKKEKLSPASEEKKVPPAKKDTRPFHYAVGKRKTAVAKVRMYSDGTGRISTNGKQAEEYFFGVLLEKIFEPLKVVGSLKSYDVVAEIQGGGIVAQADALAHGISKALALSEEARRTTLRRAGFLTRDARVKERKKFGLKKARRSPQWSKR
- a CDS encoding LCP family protein, with translation MNALDLASRAKKSAARRRSLQNSPCSSPFRRFFRVFWKIFGIFFFLVLGGGILLGGVESYSYFQNLKREIADVHKVQFAELGDIRILHESLVAECEGGNVLRSYLFIPEKNCDFFPTEEAGSEEPETLESAVLYYLTLLNSNQEKKGVEEKLQEFVNTWNQKEKNEPSPFLIENKKLAEVENLKIAMSHDEKILLQITFFPLENTFTIENGGTSDELKEDLFFDELARSLETAKQKFSTAEKIADTQQNLDSKPDQNSVTDPLKGVSPDENAPREDVKTLLKNPDILQYAESLGFRILGIPENATLPWKNTDVFDFVGVLQKGDEILRYFAQKKETGEIFAFLPDGALPVALLGLRESMMQAKIRESEPDISGLKKVVIGEQSGRENFLLLGQNGGNIDTIIVASINHSEKKIHLVSIPRDLYMGDYKINGYYARYGMQTFLSKMEEIIGQRISGYALIDFDVFIDAIDMVGGITVTLSRDVVDPTYKTFDDGEWGTLYFEKGTHDLSGVQALRLARSRATSSDFERAKRQHMILNALHDKASNLGIQNADGIIRMILALMKRVQTDISPGEAVSRFFALKDYTIIGGSVLSTQNALTSTVEEREDGAKQYILLPRENDWDLIKKFIWQEILK
- the rplQ gene encoding 50S ribosomal protein L17, whose translation is MRHRVQSKTLRLKRAPRRALVRNLITSLILHESIQTTELRAKILQRSIEKLITLVKRKNQREAIRTLQKFLFHEEASRKMLSEILTRFQKKTSGYTRIIPVKVRPGDAASIVQIEFTF
- the rplM gene encoding 50S ribosomal protein L13 — encoded protein: MKTILPKKSEIKRSWYLLNADGLVVGKIAAKVASILRGKHKPTFTPHIDTGDGVIIINAEKVVFTGKKLDQKKYFRYSRHLGNVKEKTAGKILEDNPVRILQNAIGGMVPRNHNMKIILKRLKIFKGPEHKHTAQSPIPLSL